In Ectothiorhodospiraceae bacterium 2226, a single window of DNA contains:
- the msrP gene encoding protein-methionine-sulfoxide reductase catalytic subunit MsrP, translating to MARPIKSSEITPPAVYHARRRFLGRAALAAGLLLAPPLLAATRERLEGVRPGPYSTDEDLTSYEDVASYNNFYEFGTGKADPARHAHRLRTAPWSVRIDGEVAKPGTYTLEDVLKPHALEERIYRLRCVEGWSMVIPWVGFPLADFLKRFEPTSKAKYVEFVTLHDPEQMPGQRRAVLEWPYREGLRMDEAMHPLTILAVGLYGEVLPNQNGAPLRLVVPWKYGIKSIKSIVAVRLREDQPLTAWERYNPREYGFYANVNPDVPHPRWSQRRERRIGEFRKRRTELFNGYGDEVAHLYAGMDLRKYF from the coding sequence GGCGCTGGCCGCGGGACTGCTCCTCGCGCCGCCGCTCCTCGCGGCTACGCGCGAGCGGCTCGAGGGCGTGCGCCCGGGTCCCTACAGTACCGACGAAGACCTCACCTCGTACGAGGACGTTGCCTCCTACAACAACTTCTATGAGTTCGGTACCGGCAAGGCCGACCCGGCGCGCCACGCGCACCGACTGCGTACCGCGCCCTGGTCGGTGCGCATCGACGGGGAGGTGGCCAAACCCGGCACGTATACCCTGGAGGACGTGCTCAAACCGCACGCCCTGGAGGAGCGCATCTACCGCCTGCGCTGCGTGGAAGGCTGGTCGATGGTCATCCCTTGGGTCGGCTTTCCGCTCGCGGATTTTTTGAAACGCTTCGAGCCGACGTCCAAGGCGAAGTACGTGGAGTTCGTTACCCTGCACGACCCCGAGCAAATGCCCGGTCAGCGTCGCGCGGTGCTGGAATGGCCCTACCGCGAAGGGCTGCGCATGGACGAGGCCATGCACCCGCTCACCATCCTCGCCGTTGGGCTGTACGGGGAGGTGCTGCCCAATCAGAACGGCGCGCCGTTGCGCCTGGTGGTGCCGTGGAAATACGGCATCAAGAGCATCAAGTCGATCGTCGCCGTGCGCCTGCGCGAGGACCAGCCGCTCACCGCCTGGGAGCGTTACAACCCACGCGAATACGGCTTCTACGCCAATGTAAACCCGGACGTGCCCCACCCTCGGTGGAGCCAGCGGCGCGAGCGGCGCATCGGCGAGTTTCGCAAGCGCCGCACCGAACTGTTCAACGGCTACGGTGACGAGGTCGCGCACCTGTACGCGGGCATGGACCTGCGCAAGTACTTCTGA
- a CDS encoding sulfoxide reductase heme-binding subunit YedZ, with translation MPLRYLKPTVFLLCLLPLAWLTLQALTGALSANPIEDITHRTGDWTLRFLLITLAATPLRRLLGWSWPLRVRRMLGLFAFFYATLHLLTYLWLDQFFGWEEIVFDVLERPFITVGMVAYLLLLPLALTSTDRVMRRLGGRTWKRLHRLAYVVPALGVLHFLWAVKADRLEPLVYGGVLLVLLALRVWPVRGKR, from the coding sequence ATGCCGCTGCGCTACCTCAAGCCGACCGTGTTCCTGCTGTGCCTGCTGCCGCTCGCATGGCTGACGTTACAGGCACTGACCGGCGCGCTGAGCGCCAACCCCATCGAGGACATCACGCACCGTACCGGCGACTGGACGCTGCGCTTTCTGCTCATCACGCTGGCGGCCACGCCGCTGCGCCGCCTGCTGGGCTGGTCGTGGCCGCTGCGGGTACGGCGCATGCTGGGCCTGTTCGCGTTCTTCTACGCGACATTGCACCTGCTCACCTACCTCTGGCTGGACCAGTTCTTCGGGTGGGAGGAAATCGTGTTCGACGTGCTGGAGCGGCCCTTCATCACGGTCGGCATGGTCGCCTACCTGCTGCTGCTACCGCTCGCCCTGACCTCCACCGACCGTGTGATGCGGCGGCTCGGCGGGCGCACCTGGAAGCGCCTGCACCGCTTGGCCTATGTCGTCCCCGCGCTCGGGGTGCTGCATTTTCTGTGGGCGGTGAAGGCCGATCGGCTGGAGCCGCTGGTCTATGGCGGGGTGCTGCTGGTCTTGCTGGCGCTGCGCGTCTGGCCGGTGCGAGGTAAGCGCTGA